The Chroococcidiopsis sp. TS-821 nucleotide sequence TCCGCAAACAAGAGAAAAATAGCGAAATTTCAGAAGATGAAGCGCAAGACCTTCAAGATAAACTGCAAAAGTTGACGAACAAATACACCAACAAAATCGATGAATTGCTAGCAGAAAAAGAGAAAGATATCACAACTGTTTAAGTCATTTTTATGGCTAATAACTTGTGATATTAGCTATAACCAATCAATAGCAAGGGGTAAAAGTTAAAAAGTGATTTTTTGACGGAACTTTTACCCCCCAATTTCATATGTTTTTTCAGATTTATAGCCCAGAATTGCTCGAGGTTTTGCAATCGGTAGTAGTTCCGAGTCATCTGGATAAGGCAACGTAGCATTAAAAATAGAACGCGTGAGAACCCGCAGCTTTACAAAAGCTTTATCAAATTGACTTGTAATTCAACTAAATCTTCATAGATAAAATCAGTCAGACAGAGTCAGACAGAGATTATAGATATGGTAACTTAAATGTTAACTTCAACTTAACAAAGGAGATTTTCACGACTTAATCGTTTGATAATCGACAAAAAGGCATCTAAAAATACTGCAAAAAAATACAAAATGAACGAGTTGTAGGCAGGTAACTTGTGATGTTGAGGCGATCGCATTGCCACGATTGACGGGCAAAATGAGTTAGAACCTGCTTAAGAATAAAGTTAGCCAACTTAGGAGCAAAACTGTAGCATCATGTACGATTGCATAATTGTCGGTGCCGGACCTGCTGGCGGTACAGCAGCCTATCATTTAGCGAAAAGGGGACGTTCAGTATTAGTTTTAGAGAAAGAATCACTACCGCGCTACAAGCCCTGTGGAGGTGGAGTTTCACCCGCGATCGCTAAATGGTTTGACTTTGATTTTTCCCCAGCGATTTCTACAAAGGTCAATACCATTCGCTACACCTGGAAAATGGGCGATCCGGTGCAAGCTAAATTGCAAACTCCTGAACCAATGTGGATGGTACGGCGCGACGTATTTGACCACTTTCTAGTGCAACAAGCGCAAAAACAAGGAGCCGAACTGCGCGACAACACCGAAGTCAAGGGAATTCAGTTTAACAGCGACCACTGGCAAGTTGATACAGCGAATGGTCCGGTCGCCGGTCGTTATATCATCGCCGCAGACGGTGCGAAAGGCTCGATGGCAAAGTGGTTAGGCTTTAAAGACCGCAAACGCCGCTTGGCAGGCGCATTAGAAGCCGAAGCCCCCGCTAAGGTGGAAGATGGTCATATTGCCCATTTTGAGTTTGGCATGGTCAAAAACGGCTACATTTGGAACTTCCCGAAAGCCGACGGTTACTCAATCGGTGTTGGGACATTTATTGGTGGCGAACCGCAAGATTTTAAAGGAATTTTGAGCGAGTACGGTAATTTATTTGGCTTAGATATCAAAACCTGCAAGCAGTACGGTCACGCGCTGTGTTTGTGGAATGGCAATCAAAAGCTACATACGCAAAATGCTGTATTAGCAGGGGAAGCCGCGTGTGTTGTCGATCCCTTAACCGCCGAAGGCATTCGCCCATCAATATTTAGTGGTGTCAAAGCAGCCGAAGCTATCGATCGCGCGATCGCAGGCGATATCGATGCTCTAGAGCGCTACTCGCAAGTCATCAGCGACGAGTGGGGTGCTGATATGGCGTGGGCACAAAAACTAGCCGGAGTCTTCTACCGCGTTCCTGGTATTGGTTACAAAGTCGGCGTGAAACGTCCCACAGCAACACAACGCATGGGTCAAATTCTCTGTGGGGAAATGAGTTATGGTGATGTCGCCGGTCGCGCCCTTAAGCGCCTCAGTGGTAGCTTAATCCCAGGAATGGGCGGGTAAAAAAGTGAATGAGGGGTGAGGAATGAGGGGTGAATGACTAGTGCTGAGTTTTGAGTTGTGAATTTATCAAAAAGAGCATTCTCCTCTCAAACCGTGCACCTAAAGCTCCCTCTGCTCCTCATGATTGACTATCCCTTCCCATTTCCTTTAGCAGATGCTCCTGAGCCTTGGTAAATACGCTGCTGTTGCTCGGGAGTTAACCACGCGGCTCTAGGTAATCGAGTTTCGGGCGCGACAAATTGACGTCGCACTGGATCGTATTCGAGGATTTCTCCGGATTCGATATAATACACCCAACCGTGTAGCTGAATCTGACCAGAGTGCAATCGGGAATGAATCACTGGATAAGTACGTAAATTTTCAAGTTGAGTCAGAATATTTTCTTCCACGGTTGCTTGCAGCAGTTTTTCGCCTTCGTAGTCTTGATAATTTTCCTTAATCATTCGCCGAGTTGCTTCAGCGTGTTTGAGCCACTCATAAACCGCAGGCATTTCTTCTTCTAACTTATCTAGCTTGAGCAATCCTTTCATCGCTCCACAGTGCGAGTGACCGCACACGATGACTTGTTTAATACCCAAAGCATGAATTGCATACTCAACAGCAGCACATTCCCCTCCATTAGTCGCACCGTAAGGCGGAATGATATTACCCGCATTGCGAATAATAAACATTTCCCCAGGCTCGGCTTGCGTGATTAAATTTGGGTCAATCCGTGAGTCAGAGCAAGTAATAAATAAAATTCGTGGATGCTGACCTTGCGACAGCAACTCAAACATCTCGCGGTGGGTACTCAAATAATTGGTTTGAAACGAATGAATACCCTGAATCAGCTTTTTCATACCTATTCCCCTAGCGGTGCAAAGCGCCGCACCTTCTTACTTAACTTAAGTTTATGAAATAATCGCCCCTGATAGGCTAATCAAAGATTTTTTCTCAAAATCACTTTGATTAAAACGTGAAATCATACCCGCAAATATTGCAATTTTCTGACACTGAAGTCGATCGCGAATCGAGAAAACGCTGAAGATCTTGACTAATTCCCAAAATAAATCACTCAAATAAGTATATGTTCCCCTAAAATAAGGAGCGAGTAAGCGTAAAGAATTATTATTTATGCGAGTAGTAGCCCTAGTGCCTGGCGGCATCGGCGACCAAATCCTATTTTTTCCCACTCTTGATGACCTAAAACAAAATTATCCTAATGCTCGAATTGATGTCGTGGTAGAACCACGCGCTAAAGAAGCATACCGCATCTGCAAGGCTGTCAATGATGTTTTAGTATTTGACTACCAAGACCGAAACAGCGCAGCGGATTGGGTCAATTTAGTAGGTATTCTACGCGATCGCGAATATGACGTCGTCATCTCCGTGGGGCAACGCTGGTTTGTCGGTTTATTGCTGTGGTTAACCGGAATTCCTATCCGTATCGGCTACAAAGGAGCAGGTAATATATTCCTGACAAATGCTGTCCCGCTCAAATCACAGCAGTACGCAGCAGCAATGTACCACGATTTGCTGCAAGGGTTAGGAATCAATTCTCCCTGTCCAGAGTTGACAGTTAATGTGCCAGCCGCAGATATTGACTGGGCAGAAAACGAAAAAAAACGATTGGAAATTCAAAGCAGTGGCTATGTTTTACTGGCAGATAGTTTTGAGCAATCTATGCCAAATAACAGCTACCCGATTGAAAAATGGCAGCAAATCATTGCAGACTTTCGCCAGAAACAGCCTGATTTACCTTTAGTCGCTCTTCAACCACCAGACGATCCGCGGTGGACACAACTAGCACAAGCAAATTCTGAGCTTAAACTGACATCGCCACCTGATGTAGGTAAGTTAGCCGCAATCATTGCGGGTGCAGATTTGTTACTGTGTACCGAGGGTGTACCGCTACAGCTGGCTGTTGCAGTCCAAACGTATGCGATCGCGCTATTCGGAGCGACCGATCCGGCAAAATTCTTGCCAAAAAGCGATCGCTATATCCCCATCAAATCTCCTAGCGGAAAAATTGCGGATATTTCGCCCCAAACTGTTTTAGAGCGCATCTGGCGAGGCTAATATCATGTCTAATAAAAGACCCGTGAAGGCAGCTAGCTTCAAAAGCAGGGGAGAGTAGAGAATTCCAACGAATTGACCGGACTTGATATAAGTTAGAATTCAAACATTTCAAAGAATGTATCCTCTAAGTCGTAGCCAAACATTTGTCCCATCGACTTGAGGCGCGAGCGACTGGGGATACCTTGCTGTTGCAGCCAATCGTGCAAAATAAAGATTTTGTGCATCAAGAAAATCTCCAAGGCTTCAGGATTATACTGGATGCCTTGTTTGGCACTAAATTGATGCGGTACGAGCATCGCCGTATAGCGGGCAAGTTCCCCTGTCCAATCGAGTAAAAATGGCAACCAAGGATACTGAGCATCTAGACGAATAAACCACAGCCGAATCTCTGGAATTTCTGAAAGTTCGCGCGGGTCGTCAGGCTCGCGCGGATAATTAATCTCAAAGCGCAGCTGTTGTTCGTGGGTAGCAATTGTTCCTGCTTGCAACAAAGTTTCGATCGTCGTTTGCGCCGGAGATAAATCCAAGGTATTGATTTGCTCAAAATTAAGTGCGATCGCCAATGTCATGGAATAACCACAATCTCAAAGTAAGTTCATTGTCGCATTAAGCACAGTTGAGAATTAACGTCTCAGTTCCCAAAGTTTCTGTACGCATTCATCGGCTTTAATTTAGGTGTCACCCCTTTATCTACCAACTTACTGTACAAAGCTGTACGCGGTAAGACGCGGAGAACTTCCTCGACTGTTGTTAAACCATTTGTCACTTTCTCAACAGCCGCGGTGCGGAACGAAGCAAAATGAATTTCGCGCAAGTAACGATGTAATTGCGTGAGGGTACCTTCATAAATAATTTCCCGCACCGTATCATCGACATCTAATAGCTCAACAACGGCTTCGCGTCCCAAGTAACCTGAATTGAAACATATTCCACAACCTTTACCTTTACGCCATTGCCCTGCATGCGCGTGTTGCGAGTCAATTCCGAGTACGCGTAAATCCGCTTCTGTTGGAGTATAAGGTTCGCTACAGTGCGGACACACTCGGCGGACAAGTCGCTGTGCCACAATTCCCAACAACGCATCGCTGAGTAATCCAGGATCGGGACCAATATCGCGCAATCGCGGAATCGCACCTACAGCATCGTTTGTGTGCAGTGTCGTAAATACCAAGTGTCCTGTGAGCGCGGCACGTACTGCGGTTTCTGCGGTCTCGCGATCGCGGATTTCTCCCACCATGATGATATCAGGGTCTTGACGTAAAATGGCGCGTAAACCCGCTGCAAATGTCATTCCTGCGGCTTCGTTAACTTGTGTTTGCGTAATGCGTGGCAAGATGTACTCGACAGGATCTTCGACGGTAACGACGTTGACATTTTCAGTAGCTACCGCTTGCAAACTTGTATAAAGAGTACTTGTTTTACCCGAACCCGTGGGACCTGTAAGGATAATCATCCCTTGCGGTTGTTGCAGCCAAGATTTATACACCTGTAAGGTTTGTTGCGAAAAT carries:
- a CDS encoding geranylgeranyl reductase family protein, with product MYDCIIVGAGPAGGTAAYHLAKRGRSVLVLEKESLPRYKPCGGGVSPAIAKWFDFDFSPAISTKVNTIRYTWKMGDPVQAKLQTPEPMWMVRRDVFDHFLVQQAQKQGAELRDNTEVKGIQFNSDHWQVDTANGPVAGRYIIAADGAKGSMAKWLGFKDRKRRLAGALEAEAPAKVEDGHIAHFEFGMVKNGYIWNFPKADGYSIGVGTFIGGEPQDFKGILSEYGNLFGLDIKTCKQYGHALCLWNGNQKLHTQNAVLAGEAACVVDPLTAEGIRPSIFSGVKAAEAIDRAIAGDIDALERYSQVISDEWGADMAWAQKLAGVFYRVPGIGYKVGVKRPTATQRMGQILCGEMSYGDVAGRALKRLSGSLIPGMGG
- a CDS encoding carbonic anhydrase, with the protein product MKKLIQGIHSFQTNYLSTHREMFELLSQGQHPRILFITCSDSRIDPNLITQAEPGEMFIIRNAGNIIPPYGATNGGECAAVEYAIHALGIKQVIVCGHSHCGAMKGLLKLDKLEEEMPAVYEWLKHAEATRRMIKENYQDYEGEKLLQATVEENILTQLENLRTYPVIHSRLHSGQIQLHGWVYYIESGEILEYDPVRRQFVAPETRLPRAAWLTPEQQQRIYQGSGASAKGNGKG
- a CDS encoding glycosyltransferase family 9 protein; this encodes MRVVALVPGGIGDQILFFPTLDDLKQNYPNARIDVVVEPRAKEAYRICKAVNDVLVFDYQDRNSAADWVNLVGILRDREYDVVISVGQRWFVGLLLWLTGIPIRIGYKGAGNIFLTNAVPLKSQQYAAAMYHDLLQGLGINSPCPELTVNVPAADIDWAENEKKRLEIQSSGYVLLADSFEQSMPNNSYPIEKWQQIIADFRQKQPDLPLVALQPPDDPRWTQLAQANSELKLTSPPDVGKLAAIIAGADLLLCTEGVPLQLAVAVQTYAIALFGATDPAKFLPKSDRYIPIKSPSGKIADISPQTVLERIWRG
- a CDS encoding CRR6 family NdhI maturation factor, which gives rise to MTLAIALNFEQINTLDLSPAQTTIETLLQAGTIATHEQQLRFEINYPREPDDPRELSEIPEIRLWFIRLDAQYPWLPFLLDWTGELARYTAMLVPHQFSAKQGIQYNPEALEIFLMHKIFILHDWLQQQGIPSRSRLKSMGQMFGYDLEDTFFEMFEF
- a CDS encoding GspE/PulE family protein — protein: MQSATPSAWQRLKNQEISCAEALKLLVDDRGSVNTELLDRDVNSRFLRHFPDKSSVPPVIPLLLWRGCYYLGSPVEIDSQAIAFLAERTGSNIQIIPISDNSYRTWFHTQNLNTNRITATPFVNPLTGEQEAENITETTQIYLSRSADQIERIKTLLSGALRNRASDIHLEPTTEGLRVRYRIDGVLRDITMLPQELSRRVIVAIKVMSKMDISESRRPQDGRIEEKYTIDENAEMGMDMRVSTLPCVNGEKAVIRLLPRENPFSQLENLGFSQQTLQVYKSWLQQPQGMIILTGPTGSGKTSTLYTSLQAVATENVNVVTVEDPVEYILPRITQTQVNEAAGMTFAAGLRAILRQDPDIIMVGEIRDRETAETAVRAALTGHLVFTTLHTNDAVGAIPRLRDIGPDPGLLSDALLGIVAQRLVRRVCPHCSEPYTPTEADLRVLGIDSQHAHAGQWRKGKGCGICFNSGYLGREAVVELLDVDDTVREIIYEGTLTQLHRYLREIHFASFRTAAVEKVTNGLTTVEEVLRVLPRTALYSKLVDKGVTPKLKPMNAYRNFGN